A window from Streptomyces europaeiscabiei encodes these proteins:
- a CDS encoding DUF6011 domain-containing protein, translating into MADRQESLLDPPPGSRRRRWCRGLGCGRELTDPVSRMRGYGPECDPEPRTGPGREHDVDQDTLPGL; encoded by the coding sequence ATGGCCGACCGTCAGGAATCGCTCCTCGACCCGCCGCCCGGCTCGCGCCGGCGCCGCTGGTGCCGGGGCCTGGGATGCGGGCGTGAACTGACCGACCCGGTCTCCCGGATGCGCGGCTACGGCCCCGAGTGCGACCCCGAACCCCGCACCGGCCCCGGCCGCGAGCACGACGTCGACCAGGACACGCTCCCCGGACTCTGA
- a CDS encoding PIN domain-containing protein, with the protein MLITPRPGADRKNIRQVLSGVHTTALNLQRPYDSAFQGLLTYLEWATESARMLRSQISDRDLGQLVFTDRYRALLGSCGTLAGSAQERLVNGLVQLEVAERIEALEAAVAALDTQIGRWSQQQEKFVVADSSFYIQNAVKLADADLHEILGVPRWQYVRLLFPIVVVDELDDLKDASKNRARWRAAHTLGRLDEVLDGGTHGILHEGVHTVADGETRGRVNVEIVLDPPGHVRLDRPDVEIIDRTVAIQGLAGREVRLLTCDTSQHTRGRNAGLKVTKIATKDPGPEPDWEEQKKPGTGLRAQRRQRQAEASEGSDGR; encoded by the coding sequence ATGCTCATCACACCGCGCCCCGGCGCAGACCGTAAGAACATCCGCCAGGTACTCAGCGGCGTCCACACCACGGCCCTGAACCTGCAGCGGCCGTACGACAGCGCCTTTCAGGGGCTGCTGACGTATCTGGAATGGGCCACGGAGTCCGCGCGGATGCTGCGCTCCCAGATCAGCGACCGGGACCTCGGCCAGCTGGTGTTCACCGATCGCTACCGGGCCCTGCTGGGCAGCTGCGGCACGCTCGCCGGCTCGGCTCAGGAGCGCCTCGTGAACGGTCTGGTGCAACTGGAGGTGGCCGAACGCATCGAGGCCCTCGAGGCGGCAGTCGCCGCGCTGGACACCCAGATCGGCCGGTGGAGCCAGCAGCAGGAGAAGTTCGTCGTCGCCGACTCCAGCTTCTACATCCAGAACGCCGTCAAGCTGGCCGACGCCGACCTGCACGAGATCCTCGGCGTTCCGCGCTGGCAGTACGTGCGCCTGCTGTTCCCGATCGTGGTGGTCGACGAACTGGACGACCTCAAGGACGCCAGCAAGAACCGGGCCCGCTGGCGCGCCGCCCACACCCTCGGACGCCTCGACGAAGTCCTCGACGGCGGCACCCACGGGATCCTGCACGAGGGAGTGCACACTGTCGCCGACGGCGAGACCCGCGGCAGGGTCAACGTGGAGATCGTCCTCGACCCGCCCGGCCACGTGCGCCTGGACCGCCCCGACGTAGAGATCATCGACCGGACGGTGGCCATCCAGGGCCTGGCCGGCCGCGAGGTACGGCTGCTGACGTGCGATACGAGCCAGCACACCCGGGGCCGGAACGCCGGGCTGAAGGTGACCAAGATCGCGACGAAGGACCCCGGCCCGGAGCCGGACTGGGAGGAGCAGAAGAAGCCGGGCACCGGCCTGCGCGCGCAGCGGCGCCAGCGGCAAGCGGAGGCGTCTGAAGGGTCGGACGGGCGTTAG
- a CDS encoding right-handed parallel beta-helix repeat-containing protein, with product MERVGTDLQLRPGAVGTVWTALTGGTQITDLTDLTGTPIEEVTADEDGAVSFHGPDGEAILFVDFGYGRRYVMAATDTGSILADFIASGGEPNGWAPLDGTGMIDVNLLPGHLDWLVATAAEFGAVGDGVADDTIALQSAIDAAAAAGTALYLPHGTYLVSSPITIAAVQDLSIFGSGWGTSVKLAAGSDCFVFEMTGADTRITMRDLTIDGNCIEQGPSGTSGGIYAAGSVASRYDNIHFIACRDDALYLGGMTGGAFGHNNRVFGCLFDQSMNSTGPGRGIHTDSSDENQIIACDFEFLGGEGGTTFGTAVCILDRAGTQFISDCNFVGGATNNTKGVRLQDCSSTKIVDCNFDGTAGDSIFIAGTGNVVANCTIFSPGEVGSLTGQVSGIHLEFGTKDNNVIGNSIASSPTNGRTRSLIREEASGSAGPNLITGNALITKGTLAVSAVEIAGAGTIFKDNLGAAIPPIVVKSIDTPRASTVTPTADPHLTLPVAANSIYDIELPAVWTNGGGGFRATWTVPAGASMVWTDNDGVGVATAAGVVTFASGTGTTFKGTLVTGATAGSITFLWAQNTSNAGDTVLRGGCALKAERVA from the coding sequence ATGGAGCGCGTCGGCACCGATCTGCAGCTCAGGCCCGGAGCGGTCGGCACCGTATGGACCGCGCTCACCGGCGGTACGCAGATCACCGACCTGACCGACCTGACCGGCACGCCGATCGAAGAGGTCACCGCCGACGAAGACGGCGCCGTCTCCTTCCACGGCCCCGACGGCGAAGCGATCCTCTTCGTCGACTTCGGATACGGACGCCGTTACGTCATGGCCGCCACCGACACCGGGTCGATCCTGGCCGACTTCATCGCCAGCGGGGGAGAGCCGAACGGCTGGGCGCCCCTGGACGGCACCGGCATGATCGACGTCAACCTCCTGCCCGGCCATCTGGACTGGCTCGTCGCGACCGCCGCCGAGTTCGGGGCCGTCGGCGACGGCGTGGCCGACGACACGATCGCCCTGCAGAGCGCCATCGACGCCGCGGCTGCGGCCGGCACCGCCCTCTACCTCCCGCACGGCACCTACCTCGTGTCCTCCCCGATCACCATCGCCGCCGTACAGGACCTGTCCATCTTCGGATCCGGCTGGGGCACCTCGGTCAAACTCGCGGCAGGCAGCGACTGCTTCGTCTTCGAGATGACGGGAGCCGACACCCGCATCACCATGCGGGACCTGACCATCGACGGAAACTGCATCGAGCAGGGCCCCAGCGGAACCTCCGGCGGTATCTACGCAGCCGGATCGGTCGCTTCCCGCTACGACAACATCCACTTCATCGCCTGCCGCGACGACGCCCTCTACCTCGGCGGCATGACCGGCGGCGCCTTCGGCCACAACAACCGCGTCTTCGGCTGCCTCTTCGACCAGTCCATGAACTCCACCGGCCCCGGCCGCGGCATCCACACGGACTCCAGCGACGAAAACCAGATCATCGCCTGCGACTTCGAATTCCTCGGCGGCGAGGGCGGCACCACCTTCGGCACCGCCGTCTGCATCCTGGACCGAGCGGGCACGCAGTTCATCTCCGACTGCAACTTCGTCGGCGGCGCCACGAACAACACCAAGGGTGTCCGTCTGCAGGACTGCTCGAGCACAAAGATCGTCGACTGCAACTTCGACGGCACGGCCGGCGACTCCATCTTCATCGCCGGAACGGGCAACGTCGTCGCCAACTGCACCATCTTCAGCCCCGGCGAGGTCGGCTCCCTCACCGGCCAGGTCTCCGGCATCCACCTGGAGTTCGGCACCAAGGACAACAACGTCATCGGGAACTCGATCGCGTCCTCGCCCACCAACGGCCGCACCCGCTCCCTGATCCGTGAAGAGGCCTCCGGCTCCGCCGGCCCGAACCTCATCACCGGCAACGCTCTCATCACCAAGGGCACCCTCGCGGTCTCCGCCGTCGAGATCGCGGGCGCGGGCACGATCTTCAAGGACAACCTCGGCGCCGCGATCCCGCCCATCGTCGTCAAGTCCATCGACACCCCGCGCGCGAGCACCGTCACCCCCACCGCCGACCCGCACCTCACCCTCCCGGTCGCCGCGAACTCCATCTACGACATCGAACTCCCCGCCGTGTGGACCAACGGCGGCGGCGGGTTCCGCGCCACCTGGACGGTCCCCGCGGGCGCCTCGATGGTGTGGACCGACAACGACGGAGTGGGCGTGGCCACGGCGGCCGGCGTCGTCACCTTCGCGTCCGGCACCGGAACCACGTTCAAAGGCACCCTCGTCACCGGCGCCACCGCCGGGAGCATCACCTTCCTGTGGGCGCAGAACACCTCGAACGCGGGCGACACCGTCCTGCGTGGCGGATGCGCGCTCAAGGCGGAGCGAGTCGCCTGA
- a CDS encoding right-handed parallel beta-helix repeat-containing protein, whose amino-acid sequence MRHLFGGSPADFAMERVGYQLQLRPFAVGTVWDAPSDGSQLIDLADLGTNPITHVNANTDGSVSFYGPDGVTLLYVDFGYGRRYAMTATDTGSILADFIADGGEPGGWAQLDGSGKLDSGQAPTDLVAETLTVTGSSLVDDLDVQGDLDVSGTLTPENLQMSGMRIYNPKVYGALGNGTGNDATAINAALSAASAAGGGWVIVPSGTYMIGAILRIYGNTRLTLLPGTEFRRNYAGTMILNGDAAQSLGGYTGHGNILIEGGVWNMRGTTAGLTASAMCMSIGHARGITIRDTEVLDLPGYHAIELNSVQTGRILNCQFRGYIDPGSRDFSEAVQIDLAKSSSVFGGFGPYDNTVCQDIEVRGCYVGASGTAGTVAWPRGIGSHSATIGTRHSGIRIIGNTFDGLSQYAVGGYDWRDTVIQGNVISGCGAGVRMRVVDTGDTEDTKNLAGTQTSASQDLRNITISGNTIRGTTGHDDAILLMGEATGKVLDATITGNVIDGVTSGSQNGIRLEYVEQYTVSGNTIRDTAGTGISQQNIVGSTVTGNRVYTPTASGISCDTGTGVLIASNTIQNAGVNGVHVLSGSDVQVTGNYIKGASRSAAGSWGIRCSTSSDGLLIAGNKVRKFGSGNEVAAGIGITSTCTNVRRYGNDLSDTGVDDQSTGPDTSPFDLGFGAVENAMRPSGRYETTSRLRAGTSNTPTSGTLYLVPIWLPKGQVISNLGFVSGGTAASAPTNYWFTLHNSAKVALARTADQLTAAWAANTAKTLAIAQTTAGAASTYTTTYTGLHYLGVMIKATTVPNLVSEGSVADVLASVATGFGGTDASQTTPPTVTAGAFTAGAFGTGSGILLYGYAT is encoded by the coding sequence ATGAGACACCTGTTCGGGGGCAGCCCGGCCGACTTCGCCATGGAACGCGTCGGGTACCAGCTCCAGCTGCGCCCATTCGCCGTCGGCACCGTCTGGGATGCACCGTCCGACGGCTCCCAACTCATCGATCTCGCCGACCTCGGCACCAACCCCATCACGCACGTCAACGCGAACACCGATGGATCGGTTTCCTTCTATGGCCCCGACGGGGTCACCCTGCTCTACGTCGACTTCGGGTACGGGCGCCGCTACGCGATGACCGCCACCGACACCGGCTCCATCCTCGCCGACTTCATCGCCGACGGCGGAGAGCCCGGCGGCTGGGCGCAGCTCGACGGCAGCGGAAAACTCGACAGCGGCCAGGCCCCGACGGACCTGGTCGCGGAGACGCTGACCGTCACCGGCAGCTCCCTTGTCGACGACCTCGACGTTCAGGGCGACCTGGACGTGTCCGGCACGCTCACCCCCGAGAACCTACAGATGTCCGGCATGCGCATCTACAACCCCAAGGTGTACGGGGCGCTCGGCAACGGCACCGGGAACGACGCCACGGCCATCAATGCCGCACTGAGCGCGGCATCTGCGGCGGGCGGCGGCTGGGTCATCGTCCCCTCCGGCACCTACATGATCGGCGCAATCCTCCGGATCTACGGCAACACCCGGCTGACCCTCCTGCCCGGCACAGAGTTCCGGCGGAACTACGCCGGGACGATGATCCTCAACGGCGACGCGGCCCAGAGCCTCGGCGGCTACACAGGGCACGGCAACATCCTCATCGAGGGCGGCGTGTGGAACATGCGCGGCACCACCGCCGGGCTCACCGCGAGCGCCATGTGCATGAGCATCGGCCACGCCCGCGGCATCACCATCCGCGACACGGAAGTCCTGGACCTCCCCGGCTACCACGCCATCGAGCTGAACTCCGTCCAGACCGGCCGGATCCTGAACTGCCAGTTCCGCGGGTACATCGACCCCGGATCGAGGGACTTCTCCGAGGCCGTACAGATCGACCTCGCCAAGTCCAGCTCGGTGTTCGGTGGCTTCGGACCGTATGACAACACGGTCTGCCAAGACATCGAGGTCCGCGGCTGCTACGTCGGCGCCTCGGGCACCGCGGGAACCGTCGCGTGGCCGCGCGGAATCGGCTCCCACTCAGCCACGATCGGCACCCGACACTCCGGGATCCGCATCATCGGCAACACCTTCGACGGCCTGTCCCAGTACGCGGTCGGCGGGTACGACTGGCGCGACACCGTCATCCAGGGCAACGTCATCTCCGGGTGCGGCGCGGGCGTGCGCATGCGCGTGGTGGACACCGGCGACACCGAGGACACCAAGAACCTCGCGGGCACGCAGACGAGCGCGTCGCAGGACCTGCGCAACATCACGATCAGCGGCAACACCATCCGCGGCACCACCGGCCACGACGACGCGATCCTGCTCATGGGCGAGGCCACCGGCAAGGTCCTCGACGCCACGATCACCGGCAACGTCATCGACGGCGTCACCAGCGGCTCGCAGAACGGGATCCGGCTGGAGTACGTCGAGCAGTACACCGTCTCGGGCAACACCATCCGGGACACGGCCGGCACGGGCATCTCGCAGCAGAACATCGTCGGCAGCACCGTCACCGGGAACCGGGTGTACACACCGACCGCGTCGGGCATCTCGTGCGACACCGGTACCGGCGTCCTCATCGCCAGCAACACGATCCAGAACGCGGGCGTCAACGGCGTCCACGTCCTCAGCGGATCCGACGTCCAGGTGACCGGCAACTACATCAAGGGCGCCTCGCGATCGGCGGCCGGCTCGTGGGGCATCCGCTGCTCGACCAGCTCCGACGGACTCCTCATCGCAGGGAACAAGGTCCGCAAGTTCGGCAGCGGCAACGAGGTCGCCGCCGGTATCGGCATCACGTCGACCTGCACGAACGTGCGCCGCTACGGCAACGACCTGAGCGACACGGGCGTGGACGACCAGTCCACCGGCCCCGATACCAGCCCGTTCGACCTGGGCTTCGGGGCAGTCGAGAACGCCATGCGGCCCTCAGGCCGGTACGAGACCACCTCACGGCTACGCGCGGGCACCAGCAACACTCCCACCTCGGGCACGCTGTACCTGGTGCCGATCTGGCTGCCCAAGGGCCAGGTCATCTCGAACCTCGGGTTCGTGTCCGGCGGCACCGCCGCCTCAGCGCCGACCAACTACTGGTTCACGCTCCACAACTCGGCGAAGGTCGCCCTGGCGAGGACAGCAGACCAGCTGACCGCAGCCTGGGCCGCCAACACCGCGAAGACGCTGGCGATCGCTCAGACCACCGCCGGGGCCGCGTCCACCTACACCACGACGTATACGGGCCTGCACTACCTCGGCGTCATGATCAAGGCGACGACCGTGCCCAACCTCGTCTCCGAGGGGTCCGTCGCCGACGTCCTCGCCTCCGTCGCCACCGGATTCGGCGGCACCGACGCGAGCCAGACAACCCCTCCCACCGTCACCGCCGGGGCTTTCACCGCCGGAGCTTTCGGTACCGGCTCGGGGATCCTGCTGTACGGCTACGCCACCTGA
- a CDS encoding WYL domain-containing protein: MKRTATQTTTRTLADLYRAIDRQHAVTITYTDRDGTTKIRTIEPFEISTTKNGGIRVHAMCRLAYFEDPTDAERGFNLESISEYTVHRMAFVLTRPEPTVYERPAPAPADDADALFFYELARDQDDADYRPRVKLTQAQTDLAA, translated from the coding sequence ATGAAGCGCACCGCCACCCAGACCACCACCCGGACCCTCGCCGACCTCTACCGCGCCATCGACCGCCAGCACGCCGTCACCATCACCTACACCGACCGCGACGGCACCACGAAGATCCGCACGATCGAGCCGTTCGAGATCAGCACCACCAAGAACGGCGGCATCCGCGTCCACGCCATGTGCCGCCTCGCCTACTTCGAGGACCCCACCGACGCCGAGCGCGGCTTCAACCTCGAGAGCATCAGCGAGTACACCGTCCACCGCATGGCGTTCGTCCTCACCCGCCCCGAGCCCACCGTCTACGAGCGCCCCGCCCCCGCCCCGGCCGACGACGCGGACGCCCTGTTCTTCTACGAGCTGGCCCGCGACCAGGACGACGCCGACTACCGCCCCCGGGTGAAGCTCACCCAGGCCCAGACCGACCTCGCCGCCTGA
- a CDS encoding N-acetylmuramoyl-L-alanine amidase encodes MATPPAARTFLQALLDEGVTVVEVGDWEDHNRNHKGPWGPVHGVMIHHTVTSGSKRTVEICRDGHSSLPGPLCHGVITKDGRVHLVGYGRTNHAGLGDPDVLRAVIDEKTLPADDEATVDGNRHFYGFECENLGDGQDPWPAAQLDAIERVAAALCRHHGWDSGSVIGHLNWQPGKVDPRGFTMESMRARVDTRLGKVTPKPPVTLPTPVKPVVDLSKLVAAARSNPAAKGTPVTYSGVKTVEAALVDEGLLGKLLSDGHYGTSTVKAYAAWQRSKAGGSYTGSDADGIPGRTSLERLGKKHGFTVVS; translated from the coding sequence ATGGCCACCCCGCCCGCAGCCCGCACGTTCCTCCAAGCCCTCCTCGACGAAGGCGTCACCGTCGTCGAGGTCGGCGACTGGGAGGACCACAACCGCAACCACAAGGGCCCTTGGGGCCCCGTCCACGGTGTGATGATCCACCACACCGTCACCTCCGGGTCCAAGCGCACCGTGGAGATATGCCGCGACGGCCACTCCAGTCTCCCCGGCCCCCTGTGCCATGGCGTCATCACCAAGGACGGCCGCGTCCACCTCGTCGGCTACGGTCGTACAAACCACGCTGGCCTCGGTGACCCGGACGTCCTGCGCGCCGTCATCGACGAGAAGACGCTGCCCGCCGACGACGAGGCCACCGTCGACGGGAACAGACACTTCTACGGCTTCGAGTGCGAGAACCTCGGCGACGGCCAGGACCCGTGGCCCGCCGCTCAGCTCGACGCCATCGAGCGCGTCGCGGCCGCGCTCTGCCGTCACCACGGCTGGGACTCCGGTTCGGTGATTGGCCACCTCAACTGGCAGCCCGGCAAGGTAGACCCGCGCGGCTTCACCATGGAATCCATGCGGGCCCGGGTCGACACCCGCCTCGGCAAGGTCACCCCCAAGCCCCCGGTCACCCTGCCGACCCCGGTCAAGCCGGTCGTGGACCTGTCCAAGCTGGTCGCCGCCGCCCGTTCCAACCCGGCCGCCAAGGGCACCCCCGTCACCTACAGCGGCGTGAAGACCGTCGAGGCGGCCCTGGTCGACGAAGGCCTGCTCGGCAAGCTGCTCTCCGACGGCCACTACGGCACCAGCACCGTCAAGGCGTACGCGGCCTGGCAGCGCTCGAAGGCCGGCGGCTCCTACACCGGCTCCGACGCCGACGGCATCCCCGGCCGTACGTCCCTCGAGCGCCTCGGCAAGAAGCACGGCTTCACCGTCGTCTCCTGA
- a CDS encoding DNA cytosine methyltransferase produces MARPSKKLPRTATHRPATRRRRFRHDEYTAVDLFTGFGGFTLAAEIAGFTAISAANHNRYKVEVHEANHPTVEHWIADLVDPEASDYHSARDLPAADLLLAGVSCVNHSQANTIKAYEQGVGLFDLEDPDYEARVTRSERDRATANCVLHYAAQHHPQLILVECTTELTSWGPALPNRPKVGDGTTFQWWLKQFGDLKYKHKVLYLNSMFFGVPQSRDRLFIAFWDESLPDPDLDHRPVSRCHSCDRDVEAVWSWRTGVPASGTVRYGKQYNYRCPSCRREVIPPMTPSLAALDLSDLGVRIGDKPIKKQRDGSIGPLAAATLARAERCRQRFAGFPAVLMPAKAVHGTEKHLWQPMATQTSQQETSILSTGPVIQPLWDQDAARPVAIAVDNYQGGPRGVGEPLPTQVGSETLAVVSSGIVPFRKNTVPTVHSEAMPTFTAEQIPGLLTAAGTINHSQLEAQLAAEWRATLSEMTLEDCYFRMMREYEIGRGCGFDVNFPNYKGKFIVWGSARNQVDGFGNAVSPQVGAWIGSRLRAIIHSPQDCGTRSDLEVAA; encoded by the coding sequence ATGGCCCGCCCGTCCAAGAAGCTGCCCCGCACGGCCACGCACAGGCCGGCCACCAGACGCCGCCGGTTCCGCCACGACGAGTACACCGCCGTCGACCTGTTCACCGGCTTCGGCGGCTTCACCCTCGCGGCCGAGATCGCCGGGTTCACCGCGATCTCGGCCGCCAACCACAACCGCTACAAGGTCGAGGTCCACGAGGCGAACCATCCCACCGTCGAGCACTGGATCGCCGACCTGGTCGACCCCGAGGCGTCCGACTACCACTCGGCCCGGGACCTCCCCGCCGCTGACCTGCTGCTCGCGGGCGTGAGCTGCGTCAACCACTCGCAGGCGAACACGATCAAGGCCTACGAGCAGGGCGTGGGTCTGTTCGACCTGGAAGACCCCGACTACGAGGCGCGGGTGACGCGCTCCGAACGGGACCGGGCCACCGCGAACTGTGTCCTGCACTACGCCGCCCAGCACCACCCACAGCTCATCCTCGTGGAGTGCACCACCGAGCTGACATCGTGGGGGCCCGCGCTGCCGAACCGTCCGAAGGTCGGGGACGGCACCACCTTTCAGTGGTGGCTCAAGCAGTTCGGCGACCTCAAGTACAAGCACAAGGTGCTGTACCTGAACTCGATGTTCTTCGGCGTACCCCAGTCCAGGGACAGGCTGTTCATCGCGTTCTGGGACGAGTCCCTCCCCGATCCCGACCTCGACCACAGGCCGGTGTCGCGCTGCCACTCCTGCGACCGGGACGTGGAGGCGGTGTGGTCGTGGCGTACCGGGGTCCCGGCGTCCGGGACAGTGCGCTACGGCAAGCAGTACAACTACCGGTGCCCCAGCTGCCGCCGCGAGGTCATCCCGCCGATGACACCGTCGCTGGCCGCGCTCGACCTGAGCGACCTTGGGGTCCGTATCGGTGACAAGCCGATCAAGAAGCAGAGGGACGGCAGCATAGGCCCGTTGGCGGCGGCGACGCTGGCGCGTGCGGAGCGCTGCCGCCAACGGTTCGCCGGCTTTCCTGCAGTCCTCATGCCGGCGAAGGCCGTGCACGGCACGGAGAAGCACCTGTGGCAGCCGATGGCGACGCAGACCAGTCAACAGGAGACGTCCATCCTGTCGACCGGGCCCGTCATCCAGCCACTGTGGGATCAGGACGCCGCGCGTCCGGTCGCAATCGCGGTGGACAACTACCAGGGCGGCCCCCGCGGTGTCGGCGAGCCCCTTCCTACGCAGGTGGGCTCGGAGACGCTCGCCGTGGTGTCCTCTGGCATCGTCCCGTTCCGCAAGAACACCGTCCCCACCGTGCACAGCGAAGCAATGCCGACGTTCACCGCCGAGCAGATCCCGGGACTGCTCACGGCCGCCGGAACGATCAACCACAGTCAGCTCGAGGCCCAACTCGCGGCCGAATGGCGGGCCACCCTCTCGGAGATGACGCTCGAGGACTGCTACTTCCGGATGATGCGGGAGTACGAGATCGGCCGCGGCTGCGGCTTCGACGTCAACTTCCCCAACTACAAGGGCAAGTTCATCGTCTGGGGCAGCGCCCGCAACCAGGTCGACGGATTCGGCAACGCCGTCTCCCCGCAGGTCGGCGCCTGGATCGGCTCCCGACTGCGGGCCATCATCCACAGCCCCCAGGACTGCGGCACGAGGTCGGACCTCGAGGTAGCCGCGTGA
- a CDS encoding tyrosine-type recombinase/integrase, producing MTQHTITPRPTAELDRPGAAQDALFWLRDVLGTVAPRDPVNRRLGERRHRLELLAECLDRDTFLLVTSWLGSEAVPAVKSKQAYADDLRLWAAVARELGGHERLFVGAITPGIIETWTKTQKAAGRAPRTINRRLSVLTALTEYAAWKTKQPIASPVTKHDRPKVDPRDETTATPILEVPEFQAVVNAAATAREALVPVLLYTLAGRVSEAVTAQLHHLKEAGGQRTLDLRRKGGKGRVWPLPERLCSLIDVAIEGRTGGPLLLDDHDRPMDRHAIDRLLTRLGRHAGVLPGRDLTPHVLRASKLTHMHDANVHPDEIQKYADHAAIETTLRYIRRRDDAALKARHAASAVAVYDHLVDRFLLTG from the coding sequence ATGACCCAGCACACCATCACCCCCAGACCCACCGCCGAACTCGACCGCCCGGGCGCCGCTCAGGACGCCCTGTTCTGGCTCCGCGACGTCCTCGGCACCGTTGCCCCCCGCGACCCGGTCAACCGGCGCCTCGGCGAACGCCGCCACCGGCTCGAGCTCCTCGCCGAATGCCTTGACCGCGACACCTTCCTCCTCGTCACCTCCTGGCTCGGTTCCGAAGCGGTCCCCGCGGTGAAGTCCAAGCAGGCGTACGCCGATGACCTCCGCCTCTGGGCCGCCGTGGCACGGGAGTTGGGCGGGCACGAGCGACTGTTCGTCGGCGCCATCACCCCCGGCATCATCGAGACCTGGACCAAAACCCAGAAGGCCGCCGGCCGCGCGCCGCGCACCATCAACCGACGGCTGTCCGTCCTCACCGCCCTCACCGAGTACGCGGCCTGGAAGACCAAGCAGCCCATCGCCTCCCCGGTCACCAAGCACGACCGGCCCAAGGTCGACCCGCGTGACGAGACCACCGCCACGCCGATCCTCGAAGTCCCCGAGTTCCAGGCCGTCGTCAACGCCGCCGCCACCGCCCGCGAGGCCCTGGTCCCCGTCCTCCTCTACACGCTCGCCGGCCGCGTCTCCGAAGCCGTCACCGCCCAGCTGCACCACCTGAAAGAGGCTGGCGGGCAGCGCACCCTGGACCTGCGCCGCAAGGGCGGCAAGGGACGCGTCTGGCCGCTCCCGGAACGACTGTGCAGCCTCATCGACGTGGCTATCGAAGGACGCACCGGCGGCCCGCTGCTCCTGGACGACCACGACCGGCCCATGGACCGCCACGCCATCGACCGGCTCCTCACCCGCCTCGGCCGCCACGCCGGCGTCCTCCCGGGCCGCGACCTCACCCCGCACGTGCTGCGCGCCTCCAAGCTCACTCACATGCACGACGCGAACGTCCACCCGGACGAGATCCAGAAGTACGCCGACCACGCCGCGATCGAGACCACCCTGCGCTACATCCGCCGCCGCGACGACGCCGCGCTGAAGGCCCGGCACGCCGCGTCCGCCGTCGCCGTGTACGACCACTTGGTCGACAGGTTTCTGCTCACTGGCTAA